From the Bacteroidia bacterium genome, one window contains:
- a CDS encoding YCF48-related protein: MTNDRHPRFFTLLLVLALALVSSLQAQTLTWQNPPPQGNMLMCVHATSAGSFVATGQYGTMLLSSDGGLRWSNTMHGLTDNVIQVAEAASGILWAVADNGILLQSLNGGSDWSDNQSITRQGLNAIEFPSADIGIACGDAGTIIRTTDAGLSWATVYSGVNLSLNSIAVIGSNLVVIVGESGIVLRSNDAGATFYATKLSPPEDLFAVEFADAGNGWICGTRGSIYHTANGGFRWDKQNCGSDRHLNGLLTRSASEAWIVGDGGTMLHTTNSGADWSLLPSLLPNSVLEGIAETGASMLAVGEFGHMLRSTDAGKTWVLMNPASRKSANWVTFADYENGWSYGEDGLILHTTDGGVSWREETPGYGNDLYGGKAVSAREAWAVGEFGIILHTSDGGALWQQQQNDKGNLLLAIDCLDERTAWAVGELGLILKTTDGGLSWNAQQSGTQDYLFGIDAISSADIVIAGDGGLILRSSDGGERWQRQASGTNTTLYWPVFVNSSEGWICGEEGTILHTSNAGATWEKQTTGTTQPLYVVDAPSRDALWATGEAGTVLRSTNAGVTWTPVYARTSYDLFGLDFVAPDHGWITGDYATVLAWHDTPMSDSPLPPRTPELLSTPYPNPFRESVHLTLSKEATRSIRKFAVYDALGREVCDLTTITHAVIDGTPLSIPRSAFPGPGLYRIMLVTTDRVVSRPVLCF, translated from the coding sequence ATGACAAATGACCGCCACCCTCGTTTCTTCACGCTGTTACTTGTCCTTGCACTGGCGCTCGTCTCGAGTCTCCAGGCACAGACGCTGACCTGGCAGAACCCGCCACCGCAGGGTAACATGCTCATGTGCGTACACGCTACGAGTGCTGGATCATTCGTCGCGACTGGGCAGTACGGCACCATGCTCCTCAGCTCCGACGGCGGATTGCGGTGGAGCAATACCATGCACGGTCTCACGGATAACGTTATCCAGGTTGCGGAAGCAGCTTCGGGAATATTGTGGGCTGTGGCCGATAACGGTATACTGCTCCAGAGCCTCAACGGAGGCAGTGACTGGTCCGACAATCAGTCCATCACCAGGCAGGGACTGAACGCCATCGAGTTTCCGAGCGCGGACATCGGCATAGCGTGCGGGGATGCGGGAACCATCATCCGTACCACAGACGCGGGGCTGTCGTGGGCAACGGTGTATAGCGGTGTCAATCTTTCCCTGAACAGCATCGCGGTTATCGGTTCCAACCTGGTTGTGATCGTCGGAGAGAGCGGCATCGTCCTCCGGAGCAATGACGCGGGAGCCACCTTCTATGCGACAAAACTGTCACCACCAGAGGACCTGTTCGCCGTGGAGTTCGCCGATGCAGGCAATGGCTGGATATGTGGGACGCGCGGCAGCATTTACCACACCGCGAATGGAGGATTCCGATGGGACAAGCAGAACTGTGGATCCGACCGCCATCTCAATGGTCTGCTCACGCGATCGGCATCGGAGGCATGGATCGTCGGGGACGGCGGTACGATGTTGCACACCACAAATAGCGGAGCGGACTGGTCGTTACTTCCGTCACTTCTGCCGAATTCCGTCCTCGAAGGTATAGCCGAAACCGGTGCAAGCATGCTCGCTGTGGGTGAATTCGGTCACATGCTTCGCTCCACAGACGCGGGCAAGACCTGGGTCCTGATGAACCCCGCTTCGCGAAAATCAGCGAATTGGGTGACGTTCGCGGATTACGAGAACGGCTGGAGTTACGGCGAAGATGGTCTTATACTCCATACAACAGACGGAGGGGTGTCGTGGCGGGAGGAAACTCCCGGCTACGGCAACGATCTCTACGGCGGCAAGGCGGTTTCAGCGCGGGAGGCATGGGCCGTCGGAGAGTTCGGCATCATTTTGCATACCAGCGATGGTGGCGCGCTGTGGCAGCAGCAGCAGAACGACAAGGGGAACCTTCTGCTAGCGATCGATTGTCTCGATGAGCGTACTGCCTGGGCGGTGGGAGAGCTTGGCCTCATTCTGAAAACGACCGACGGCGGTCTATCATGGAACGCACAGCAGAGCGGCACACAGGATTATCTCTTTGGTATCGACGCCATCTCGTCCGCGGATATTGTCATCGCCGGCGACGGAGGTCTGATACTTCGCAGCAGCGATGGCGGTGAACGTTGGCAACGACAGGCGAGCGGGACAAACACAACGTTGTATTGGCCTGTTTTCGTGAACTCCAGTGAAGGGTGGATCTGCGGTGAAGAGGGGACGATTCTTCACACGAGCAACGCTGGGGCGACTTGGGAGAAGCAAACGACCGGGACAACACAGCCGCTCTATGTTGTCGATGCTCCATCGCGCGACGCGCTGTGGGCTACGGGTGAAGCCGGGACAGTGCTTCGAAGCACGAATGCCGGTGTCACCTGGACACCGGTGTATGCGCGCACCTCCTACGATCTGTTCGGTCTGGATTTTGTGGCGCCGGATCATGGATGGATTACCGGGGATTACGCGACTGTGTTGGCGTGGCATGATACGCCGATGTCTGATTCACCACTGCCGCCTCGCACACCGGAATTGCTCTCGACGCCATATCCCAATCCCTTTCGGGAATCCGTGCATCTCACGCTCTCCAAGGAGGCGACACGGAGTATTCGAAAATTCGCGGTCTACGATGCGCTTGGTCGCGAGGTCTGTGATCTGACCACTATTACGCATGCGGTTATTGATGGAACACCGCTGAGCATTCCGCGCAGCGCGTTTCCGGGACCCGGCCTGTATCGTATCATGTTGGTTACTACGGATCGAGTGGTGTCCCGTCCTGTGCTCTGTTTCTGA
- a CDS encoding DUF5602 domain-containing protein, translated as MNRLPFLFAGMFAMLVIVTACSDDDPAQPAQPVTHDGQSAALGEGQVTSYERVAPDGSLLAVGVRFNETVLSTLPVDMKMLMLNLPKKSGTSPFDHVGFDWNPQGHEPMPLYGKPHFDVHFYVVDHNALTAVQPGPDMIMPEPQFMPPHYISGVEAVPNMGTHYVDTTSAEFTGTPFTKTFIYGFYRGELFFFEPMITKEYLETRPNVTADIRQPAAFKKTGKQYPRKYTVSYDAARKEYSVELTDMKLH; from the coding sequence ATGAATAGATTACCGTTCCTTTTTGCGGGCATGTTCGCTATGCTCGTGATCGTCACCGCGTGCAGCGATGATGATCCCGCGCAGCCCGCGCAGCCGGTGACGCACGACGGACAGTCGGCCGCGCTGGGCGAAGGTCAGGTCACATCCTATGAACGCGTCGCGCCGGACGGTTCGCTCCTTGCCGTCGGGGTGCGTTTCAATGAAACCGTACTCAGCACCCTCCCAGTTGACATGAAAATGCTTATGCTCAATCTGCCGAAAAAATCCGGAACGTCACCATTTGACCACGTCGGCTTCGACTGGAATCCGCAGGGACACGAACCCATGCCGTTGTACGGTAAACCGCACTTCGATGTCCATTTCTATGTGGTGGATCACAACGCGCTTACCGCTGTACAACCCGGACCGGACATGATCATGCCGGAGCCTCAGTTCATGCCGCCGCACTACATTTCCGGTGTCGAGGCCGTGCCGAACATGGGCACGCATTACGTCGACACTACCTCGGCGGAATTTACCGGGACACCCTTTACGAAGACCTTCATTTATGGCTTCTATCGCGGAGAGCTCTTTTTCTTCGAACCGATGATAACGAAAGAGTATCTGGAGACCAGGCCGAATGTTACGGCAGACATCCGGCAGCCGGCGGCATTCAAGAAGACCGGCAAACAGTATCCGCGCAAATACACCGTATCCTACGACGCCGCACGCAAGGAGTATAGCGTGGAATTGACGGACATGAAACTGCATTGA
- a CDS encoding DUF2334 domain-containing protein has translation MSPRYLLLVFLLLALPRVHAQQRVLVLFEGKDVEENLGRGDAFQLAQLTGHFKTQTTVRSVEEYRVGEMDTYDVVFFIGYTLRCEPPAVFIKDMFDRNRTAVWLHTGMTAFGRVRDLSKRYGFVPERVDTTAGWTRVQRGKDAFTKTEPNLTLCRITNPARCREIATAQSRRKGSTPYILRSGAFWYVADSPFALADEQDRYLLFADIMHDIFGEHHPRRHRAMIRIEDVHPLENPERLRKVADVLHDEGVPFLVGLVPYYVNPEEGVRISLTDKPDLVDAIQYMVRKGGTVVMHGATHQYKGITGTDYEFWDISRGGPIEGETIEYVRGKVTDALEECIRNGIYPIMWETPHYTASMITYDAVAGIFSSAMEQRCAINNADHTQIFPYTIYRDMHNQKLYAENLGYVPFDPHDPSVARDRVEHMIASARVNLGLRDGYASCFFHSFVPLENLRRLVRGIKELGYTFIDLQKQRNKVHLRDKVIITGGGSFAIELNDQYLREYWFDRDGEVQRTVVSPERKTGVFKKTITLTEGQLYLATTTEIRHIEDSFVDRVKRTLHSWYDAIFGDEDTREVMRAAVLWDSLATGGGMQDQRSFISALRTLGVEVDTLHVGARMDASRWNLLVVPYAAVERLENPQFSSIIEWVRHGGNVILDGKTEFALELGLQYTGGVSTLTGISERLYPEERVLWQRPAPFQKFDVQSEDIVLAVDRETEAPVVIARRFGKGKLLYFGTRFDPYSDAGYSRFPYFNQYIAGQMDLHPAFRRDALELYFDPGFRSAIPIETLVRRWATHGVRAIYVGSWHDYRTYTYDYARLIRLCHENGILVHAWLEPPQISHKFWELHPEWRERNARGTDNRASWRYPLAMTDKACVAVMLRHYREFLTQHDFDGVNIAEVYFESDVRGPAEPGSFAPLHPSARAEFRKRYGFDPLTLFDPASPKYWKNNSAAWKLFEDYRVDVVVEMHRKLLALAEDIRRARPGFGVSVTMLDQLGSPDLRRSQGVDMLRIIALRKEFDFTLVVEDPMARWSEDPRRYRAISAAYRKLLGDDFALDVNILSFRNESTPTPFPTLMQSGIEAFMLYHVTSSEVDRTLVYAESSINPQDFPMLAFASTGRASVRRSEDGYIVSSPHSLTLQLSEQQKFILVDGAVRTAAGDGRFLIPAGEHRIVVGDKGERLFDANTLHATLISCTGNVLAIEEGERSISFAYESDERCYIAINKEPLEIWVDGKRVEVSVREGIERYSLRLPAGKHTVRVVTAGTVAYSINVTSLWSSTIIVLFGGVSLFFLLLLYALVRLRRKRHARTTMYPETRGTA, from the coding sequence ATGAGCCCGCGATATCTGTTATTGGTCTTCCTGTTGCTCGCGCTCCCACGAGTGCACGCCCAGCAACGTGTGCTCGTTCTGTTTGAGGGCAAGGATGTTGAGGAAAATCTCGGAAGAGGTGATGCATTCCAGCTCGCTCAGCTGACAGGACATTTTAAGACACAGACAACCGTGCGTTCAGTGGAGGAGTACCGTGTCGGTGAAATGGATACCTATGACGTCGTGTTTTTTATCGGTTATACGCTGCGCTGTGAGCCCCCCGCAGTGTTCATCAAGGATATGTTTGATAGAAATCGTACCGCGGTGTGGTTGCATACGGGCATGACAGCATTCGGTCGTGTGCGGGACCTTTCGAAGCGCTACGGTTTCGTACCGGAACGCGTGGACACTACAGCGGGTTGGACGCGCGTGCAAAGAGGAAAAGATGCATTCACGAAAACAGAGCCTAACCTCACGCTCTGTCGAATTACGAATCCGGCGCGCTGCCGCGAAATCGCCACCGCGCAGTCCCGGCGCAAGGGGAGTACGCCGTACATCCTCCGGAGCGGCGCGTTCTGGTATGTGGCGGATTCTCCCTTCGCCCTCGCGGATGAGCAAGACCGCTATCTTCTCTTCGCGGATATCATGCACGACATATTCGGCGAACATCATCCGCGTAGGCATAGAGCGATGATACGCATTGAAGACGTCCATCCCCTCGAGAATCCCGAGCGTCTGCGCAAGGTGGCCGATGTACTGCACGATGAAGGCGTACCGTTTCTCGTGGGGCTCGTGCCCTACTATGTGAATCCGGAGGAAGGGGTCCGCATAAGTCTGACCGACAAACCCGACCTGGTGGATGCAATCCAGTACATGGTGCGAAAGGGCGGGACAGTCGTGATGCACGGTGCGACGCACCAATACAAAGGCATCACAGGGACGGATTATGAGTTCTGGGATATTTCTCGTGGTGGCCCCATTGAGGGCGAAACGATTGAATATGTGCGCGGCAAAGTGACCGATGCGTTGGAGGAGTGTATACGTAACGGCATCTACCCCATCATGTGGGAGACCCCGCATTACACGGCCTCCATGATCACGTACGATGCGGTGGCCGGAATATTTTCCTCCGCAATGGAACAGCGCTGCGCGATCAATAACGCGGATCATACACAGATATTTCCCTACACGATCTATCGTGACATGCACAATCAAAAGCTGTATGCGGAAAATCTCGGCTATGTCCCGTTCGATCCGCACGACCCTTCGGTCGCACGCGACCGGGTTGAACATATGATCGCATCGGCGCGCGTAAACCTCGGACTTCGAGACGGGTACGCCTCGTGCTTTTTCCATTCTTTTGTGCCATTGGAGAATCTCCGCCGATTGGTCAGAGGCATCAAGGAACTCGGGTACACGTTCATCGATCTTCAAAAACAGCGTAACAAGGTACACCTGCGGGATAAGGTGATCATTACTGGCGGTGGCAGCTTCGCCATCGAACTCAACGATCAGTACCTGCGGGAATACTGGTTTGATCGCGATGGCGAAGTGCAGCGAACGGTAGTCTCGCCGGAGCGAAAAACCGGCGTATTCAAGAAAACCATCACACTGACGGAAGGGCAGCTGTACCTGGCAACCACGACCGAGATCCGGCACATCGAGGACAGTTTCGTTGATCGTGTGAAGCGCACTCTTCATTCGTGGTACGACGCCATATTCGGCGACGAAGACACCCGCGAGGTGATGCGGGCAGCCGTGCTGTGGGATAGCCTCGCCACCGGTGGTGGTATGCAGGATCAACGGAGTTTTATCTCTGCCTTGCGCACACTCGGAGTGGAAGTTGACACGCTCCATGTAGGCGCACGGATGGACGCAAGCCGGTGGAACCTTCTCGTCGTACCCTACGCCGCGGTGGAACGCCTCGAGAATCCGCAGTTCAGCAGCATTATTGAATGGGTTCGCCATGGAGGGAATGTGATTCTCGATGGAAAGACGGAGTTCGCGCTTGAACTCGGTCTACAATACACCGGCGGCGTCAGTACGTTGACGGGAATCAGCGAGAGACTCTATCCCGAGGAACGGGTGCTCTGGCAGCGTCCTGCGCCATTTCAGAAGTTCGACGTGCAGTCGGAGGATATCGTGCTTGCCGTGGATCGTGAAACAGAGGCTCCGGTGGTGATCGCCAGGCGATTCGGGAAAGGGAAGTTGCTGTATTTCGGTACCCGCTTCGATCCCTACAGCGATGCCGGTTACAGCCGTTTCCCCTATTTCAATCAGTATATCGCCGGACAGATGGATCTTCACCCGGCATTCCGTCGCGACGCGCTGGAGCTGTATTTCGATCCGGGATTCCGCAGTGCGATCCCCATCGAGACGCTTGTGCGACGTTGGGCAACGCACGGTGTGCGTGCGATCTACGTCGGGAGTTGGCACGACTACCGGACGTACACCTATGATTATGCGCGATTGATCCGGCTCTGCCATGAGAACGGTATTCTCGTGCACGCGTGGCTCGAGCCGCCGCAGATCAGCCACAAGTTCTGGGAATTGCACCCCGAGTGGCGTGAGCGGAACGCGAGAGGCACGGATAATCGTGCATCGTGGCGCTACCCTCTTGCAATGACAGACAAAGCATGTGTCGCAGTGATGCTGCGCCACTACCGGGAGTTTCTCACACAACACGATTTTGATGGCGTCAATATCGCGGAAGTGTATTTCGAGTCCGACGTGCGCGGTCCTGCAGAACCGGGAAGCTTCGCGCCTCTGCATCCGAGTGCGCGCGCTGAGTTTCGAAAGCGGTACGGCTTCGATCCGCTCACCCTCTTTGATCCCGCGTCGCCAAAATACTGGAAAAACAACTCTGCGGCCTGGAAGCTGTTCGAAGACTACCGCGTTGATGTGGTGGTGGAAATGCATCGGAAGCTGCTCGCGCTCGCCGAAGACATCCGTCGCGCGCGACCGGGCTTCGGCGTGTCGGTGACCATGCTTGATCAGCTTGGTTCGCCCGATCTCCGGCGCTCCCAGGGTGTCGACATGTTGCGCATCATCGCATTGCGTAAAGAATTCGACTTTACGCTCGTCGTCGAGGATCCCATGGCGCGATGGTCCGAAGATCCGCGTCGGTATCGGGCCATCTCGGCGGCCTACCGGAAATTACTGGGCGACGATTTCGCTCTCGATGTCAATATTCTTTCTTTCCGCAATGAAAGCACCCCCACGCCGTTTCCCACACTCATGCAGTCCGGGATAGAAGCGTTCATGCTGTATCACGTCACCAGCAGCGAAGTGGATCGTACACTTGTCTATGCCGAATCGAGCATCAATCCGCAGGACTTCCCGATGCTCGCGTTCGCGAGCACGGGTCGAGCATCGGTGCGACGCAGCGAGGATGGGTACATCGTATCATCCCCGCATTCCCTCACGCTGCAGTTGAGTGAGCAACAGAAATTCATCCTCGTTGACGGTGCTGTCCGCACGGCCGCGGGCGACGGGCGTTTCCTGATTCCCGCAGGCGAGCACAGAATTGTTGTCGGTGACAAAGGAGAACGACTTTTCGACGCGAACACCTTGCATGCGACGCTGATCAGCTGCACCGGAAATGTATTGGCGATCGAGGAGGGCGAACGGAGTATCTCCTTCGCCTACGAAAGTGACGAACGTTGCTACATTGCCATCAACAAGGAGCCACTTGAGATTTGGGTCGATGGAAAGCGGGTGGAGGTGAGTGTACGTGAGGGCATCGAGCGCTATTCCTTGCGTCTGCCGGCCGGGAAGCACACGGTACGCGTCGTGACGGCAGGTACGGTCGCGTACAGCATCAACGTGACGAGTCTGTGGTCGTCGACGATCATCGTGCTCTTCGGCGGAGTGTCGCTCTTCTTCCTGCTCCTGCTGTATGCGCTCGTCCGCCTTCGGAGAAAGCGTCACGCGCGCACGACCATGTATCCTGAAACACGAGGAACGGCATAA
- a CDS encoding FG-GAP-like repeat-containing protein, protein MLLSAPRNRRSPLQHSNRITRFAKGMCIVLLLLPLQASGQTPQLLWSFDTRDASFGQTAAGDIDGDGKLELVFGCYRNDSSIYALNAEDGSLLWKFNAAKPGRDGCNDVATLIVDIDDDGIPEVIVPSSCNPTTFCFDGKTGAVKWSAVTRGSDSPPTIADIDGDGKLEILHGEFGGWVRCLNAEDGSLAWDLAVDMRSWIQTAPTLLDADGDGNMDFVVATWNSNAGDTNTIRAYRCSDRALLWSVPLADVVYHGTAVADFDRDGKPELAFGDYSGTLYVLNAEDGSIAWTKPSLGTGHYIGAPVTAGDINGDGNCELIAISWYKVSAYNGDGSVLWEHDIDGYGTAFRGAALADVDGDALLDAVFGTSKGALIALRGSDGAPLWTVDLAARYGDSRFALDHAPIIADFDKDGKLDVFIVGGHTEYPDFSANFGRAYALSIGRGAGPEWLMFQQNSYRNASLCTGSVNTVRLTSEDRPAAPALFPHPVGDVLNVRHEGLRTGRILDETGRIVASEYADGGTMSINIASLPSGAYFLVMEVDGMPQVRSFIKR, encoded by the coding sequence ATGCTGTTATCCGCTCCACGCAACCGCCGGTCTCCGCTTCAACACTCTAACCGAATCACACGCTTCGCAAAAGGCATGTGCATCGTCCTGCTTCTGCTCCCCCTCCAGGCTTCAGGACAAACTCCACAGCTTCTCTGGAGCTTCGACACGCGCGACGCGTCCTTCGGGCAAACTGCTGCGGGCGACATCGATGGCGACGGGAAGCTGGAACTCGTATTCGGCTGCTATCGGAACGACAGCAGCATTTACGCGCTCAACGCCGAGGACGGTTCGCTGCTCTGGAAATTCAATGCCGCGAAACCCGGGCGCGACGGCTGCAACGATGTCGCGACGCTGATCGTTGATATCGATGATGACGGTATTCCCGAGGTCATCGTCCCGAGTTCCTGCAATCCGACCACGTTCTGCTTCGACGGCAAGACCGGTGCCGTCAAATGGTCCGCGGTCACGAGGGGCAGCGACTCGCCACCGACCATTGCCGATATCGACGGTGACGGAAAGCTGGAAATTCTGCACGGCGAATTCGGGGGGTGGGTCCGCTGCCTGAACGCCGAGGACGGCAGCCTCGCCTGGGACCTGGCCGTGGATATGCGATCCTGGATACAGACGGCGCCGACACTGCTCGATGCGGACGGCGACGGGAACATGGACTTCGTCGTGGCCACCTGGAACAGCAACGCAGGCGACACCAACACGATCCGGGCCTACCGATGCAGCGACCGCGCGCTGCTCTGGAGCGTTCCGCTGGCGGACGTGGTGTATCATGGCACAGCCGTAGCCGACTTCGATCGGGACGGAAAACCGGAGTTGGCCTTCGGCGATTACAGCGGCACGCTTTATGTGCTCAACGCCGAGGACGGCAGCATCGCGTGGACAAAACCCAGTCTCGGCACCGGGCATTACATCGGAGCGCCCGTCACCGCCGGCGACATCAACGGCGACGGGAACTGCGAGCTAATCGCGATAAGCTGGTACAAGGTTAGCGCCTACAACGGGGATGGAAGCGTGCTCTGGGAGCACGACATCGACGGGTACGGGACCGCCTTTCGCGGCGCGGCGCTGGCGGATGTGGATGGTGACGCACTGTTGGATGCGGTGTTCGGCACGAGCAAAGGTGCGCTTATCGCATTGCGAGGAAGCGATGGTGCACCGCTGTGGACCGTCGATCTCGCGGCGCGGTACGGCGATTCCCGTTTCGCGCTCGATCATGCGCCGATCATCGCTGATTTCGACAAAGACGGCAAGCTCGATGTCTTCATCGTCGGCGGGCACACTGAGTATCCTGACTTTTCCGCGAATTTCGGACGCGCGTATGCGTTATCCATCGGCCGCGGCGCAGGACCCGAGTGGTTGATGTTTCAACAGAACTCCTATCGGAACGCCAGCCTCTGCACCGGCAGCGTCAATACAGTACGGCTTACCTCCGAAGACCGGCCGGCGGCGCCGGCTCTCTTTCCGCATCCTGTCGGCGATGTACTCAACGTGCGGCACGAGGGGCTGCGTACCGGCCGCATCCTCGACGAAACAGGGCGCATCGTAGCCAGTGAATACGCGGACGGAGGTACGATGTCAATCAACATCGCTTCACTTCCTTCGGGTGCGTACTTTCTTGTAATGGAGGTGGACGGGATGCCGCAAGTGCGAAGTTTTATCAAGCGTTGA
- a CDS encoding YCF48-related protein, which produces MKSLFLVIAVFLTSTFAPLLRAQWQWCNPVPQSNDLWNTMFAPNSGTGWAVGGAGMILKSVNAGTSWQPQTTLREDFFRGVCAVDAQVAWIVGDNGVVLRTVDGGASWQSQNSGTTAGINVIHAVSASSAWFVGDSGMLHATTDGGVTWISRSTGTTNNLNAVFFTGAMNGVAVGSANTIIRSTDGGVTWSPVYPPGMNSDLLGLFFINAQYGWASGTGGRILRTTNGGQSWQGTNSGTSQDINRLVFIDTQNGWAAGEGGTLLRTTNGGSLWTPVNSGTVNGLEGIAVSGSTVIAVGLFGDILRSSNGSTFTMVTVGTRSTLNAVSTTPSHKAWAVGSDGTIITTNGLGQPWQQVASGSIASLFAVDNIGGSTVVACGNGGVILRSTNAGTSWSQVAGGGTVALNGIDLLDNGIGYIVGGSGRVLKTTNGGAGWYTVASGTLQPLFGVHFTDADNGTIVGAGGTILSTTNGGYTWSSQQGWTQDALFSVIRDGSDGMICGDGGEAIFTTDGGVHWTSLILPTTVPLFRLVHPSPNEYAAVGEAGVIMRTSDNGQTWVREISHAMHTMYGADAHGGVVYAVGDVGQLLYNASYPYPVELLSFTGRHEGDCVRIEWETLAETAHFGTELQRAIQGEWASAAFFPTRGLSGGRYAWRDCDDLRELRRYRLKSIGTNGEISFSRELVVPALPSHLDFDAWPQPSGGDVHIRLRETTEETELTVLDALGRIVHKVSPDRTAALESVNIPASAFPSAGVYTLILHSAAGASVKHVVVLR; this is translated from the coding sequence ATGAAGAGTCTTTTCCTTGTGATTGCTGTATTTCTGACATCCACCTTTGCGCCATTGCTACGCGCACAGTGGCAGTGGTGTAATCCCGTTCCGCAGAGCAATGATCTGTGGAACACGATGTTTGCGCCGAACAGCGGTACCGGTTGGGCGGTGGGCGGAGCGGGGATGATACTGAAATCCGTCAATGCGGGGACGAGTTGGCAGCCGCAGACAACGCTGCGTGAAGATTTTTTTCGAGGTGTATGCGCCGTCGATGCGCAGGTCGCCTGGATTGTCGGCGATAACGGTGTCGTGCTCAGAACCGTCGATGGAGGCGCGAGTTGGCAGTCACAGAATAGCGGCACGACGGCCGGTATCAACGTCATTCACGCGGTGTCGGCAAGCAGCGCATGGTTTGTCGGTGACTCCGGCATGCTGCATGCGACAACTGATGGTGGGGTAACCTGGATTTCCCGAAGCACGGGCACCACCAATAACCTCAACGCCGTGTTTTTTACGGGTGCCATGAATGGCGTAGCGGTCGGAAGTGCGAATACGATTATCCGATCAACGGACGGAGGCGTCACCTGGTCGCCGGTGTACCCGCCTGGCATGAACAGCGATCTGTTAGGACTATTTTTTATCAACGCTCAATACGGCTGGGCCTCGGGTACGGGTGGCCGCATTCTTCGCACCACGAACGGTGGTCAAAGCTGGCAGGGCACGAACAGCGGGACCTCGCAGGATATCAACCGCTTGGTTTTCATTGATACTCAGAACGGCTGGGCGGCGGGAGAGGGTGGTACTTTGCTTCGTACCACCAACGGCGGTTCATTGTGGACACCGGTCAATTCCGGAACTGTGAATGGATTGGAAGGAATCGCCGTATCCGGCAGTACCGTCATTGCTGTCGGGTTGTTTGGAGATATACTACGGTCATCGAATGGGAGTACGTTCACCATGGTCACCGTGGGCACGCGTTCGACGCTCAATGCCGTAAGCACCACTCCATCCCACAAGGCGTGGGCTGTTGGAAGCGACGGGACCATCATCACAACGAATGGCCTCGGCCAGCCGTGGCAGCAAGTTGCAAGCGGTTCGATTGCCTCGCTGTTCGCTGTGGACAATATCGGTGGTAGTACTGTTGTGGCTTGCGGGAACGGTGGTGTCATACTACGCAGCACGAATGCCGGGACCAGTTGGTCGCAGGTCGCCGGTGGTGGGACCGTTGCGCTTAACGGCATCGATTTGCTGGATAATGGCATCGGCTATATCGTGGGTGGAAGCGGGCGCGTTCTCAAAACGACCAACGGCGGAGCCGGATGGTACACCGTGGCCAGCGGTACTCTGCAACCACTGTTCGGTGTGCATTTTACTGACGCTGACAATGGTACCATTGTCGGAGCGGGCGGTACCATTCTGAGCACCACCAACGGCGGATACACTTGGTCCTCACAACAGGGATGGACGCAGGATGCGCTTTTCAGTGTCATCCGTGACGGCAGCGATGGTATGATCTGCGGGGACGGTGGAGAAGCGATATTCACCACGGACGGTGGTGTGCACTGGACGTCCTTGATACTGCCCACCACGGTCCCCCTATTCCGGCTGGTGCATCCCTCGCCGAATGAATATGCCGCGGTAGGCGAAGCGGGTGTTATCATGCGCACGAGCGACAATGGTCAAACGTGGGTGCGGGAAATATCGCACGCGATGCATACGATGTACGGTGCGGACGCTCATGGGGGCGTCGTCTATGCCGTCGGTGATGTCGGGCAGTTACTGTATAACGCCAGCTATCCCTATCCCGTCGAGCTGCTCAGTTTTACCGGGCGGCATGAGGGCGACTGCGTACGCATCGAGTGGGAGACCCTCGCGGAAACGGCGCATTTCGGAACGGAACTCCAGCGAGCAATCCAGGGCGAATGGGCGAGTGCGGCATTTTTTCCGACGCGCGGTCTCAGCGGCGGTCGTTATGCATGGCGTGACTGTGATGATCTCCGGGAATTGCGGAGATATCGATTGAAGTCCATTGGTACCAACGGCGAGATCAGCTTCAGCCGGGAACTTGTCGTTCCTGCCTTGCCGAGCCATCTGGATTTCGACGCATGGCCTCAGCCGTCCGGGGGAGACGTGCATATCCGTCTGCGCGAAACTACCGAGGAGACGGAACTGACAGTACTGGATGCTCTCGGAAGAATTGTTCATAAAGTGAGCCCTGATCGAACAGCTGCTTTGGAGAGTGTGAATATCCCCGCGTCGGCATTCCCCTCTGCCGGTGTATACACGCTGATTCTCCATTCCGCGGCCGGTGCATCGGTGAAACATGTTGTGGTGCTGCGATGA